A region of Candidatus Palauibacter australiensis DNA encodes the following proteins:
- a CDS encoding CocE/NonD family hydrolase, translated as MRRTAEAWALLGALWLAACGDASRSDEAAEAALDAAADAAGRGPYDALQVETDLMVQMRDGIRLATDVYRPSREYEPVDGPFPVLLHRTPYDKTSRGLVDQARWFTTHGYVVVLQDTRGLYASEGTFQKYHEFDAPDGYDTIEWIAGLDYAEPSVGMWGTSYGAHTQADAAKLNPPGLRTLVLTMGGLSDAWTHKVRNHGALELGQQLGWAHLQLAAVADDPEIRLRLAEEPPSDWFPDTPFRKGENPLAVAPNFEAYYLTMQNHGDYDDYFRGIGRNWVEYYDETSDIPMLHVGGWYDSYAPGTIQSFVELSRRKSSPMTLLMGPWTHGGNSRSYAGDIEFGAEAAVEDFSREFHLRWFDRNLRGQRANDLFESEDRLAGEAPGPVTIFVMGGGDGRRDENGRLFHGGEWRTAQSWPLEDTEAIPFHLRAGGGLRREPPGGDEGSTAYTYDPEHPVPTIGGAFSGALKRGGYDQRERAFRSLAGGSENGFFASEVDGRRTADRPDVLVFETAPLAEDLEVIGPVTVTLWVSSSAPDTDFTAKLVDVYPPNDDYPDGFDLNITDGILRARYRDSRERETLMTPGEVYEMEIRLFPTANLFRAGHRIRLEISSSNYPRFDVNPNTGEPLGRHTRMVPAENTIHHAAARPSAIHLPLQRR; from the coding sequence GTGAGGCGCACCGCCGAGGCCTGGGCCCTGCTGGGAGCGCTGTGGCTCGCGGCCTGCGGCGATGCGAGCCGCTCCGACGAGGCGGCGGAAGCCGCCCTGGATGCGGCGGCGGACGCGGCGGGGCGCGGCCCGTACGACGCCCTCCAGGTCGAGACGGATCTCATGGTGCAGATGCGCGACGGCATCCGCCTCGCGACCGACGTCTACCGCCCCTCCCGCGAGTACGAGCCCGTCGATGGGCCGTTTCCCGTCCTCCTCCACCGGACCCCGTACGACAAGACCTCGCGCGGACTCGTGGACCAGGCGCGCTGGTTCACCACGCACGGCTATGTCGTCGTGCTGCAGGACACGCGCGGGCTCTACGCCTCCGAGGGCACCTTCCAGAAGTACCACGAGTTCGACGCGCCCGACGGCTACGACACGATCGAGTGGATCGCGGGGCTCGACTACGCGGAACCCTCGGTCGGCATGTGGGGCACCTCCTACGGCGCCCACACGCAGGCGGACGCCGCCAAGCTGAACCCGCCCGGCCTCAGGACGCTCGTGCTCACCATGGGAGGCCTCTCCGACGCCTGGACGCACAAGGTCCGCAACCACGGCGCGCTCGAACTCGGCCAGCAACTCGGCTGGGCCCACCTCCAGCTCGCGGCGGTCGCGGACGACCCCGAGATCCGCCTCCGCCTCGCCGAGGAACCGCCGTCGGACTGGTTCCCGGACACGCCCTTCCGAAAGGGGGAGAACCCGCTCGCCGTCGCGCCGAATTTCGAGGCCTACTACCTCACGATGCAGAACCACGGCGACTATGACGACTATTTCCGCGGCATCGGCCGCAACTGGGTCGAGTACTACGACGAGACGTCGGACATCCCGATGCTGCACGTCGGCGGCTGGTACGACTCCTACGCCCCGGGCACGATCCAGAGCTTCGTCGAACTCTCGCGGCGGAAGTCGTCGCCCATGACGCTCCTCATGGGCCCGTGGACGCACGGCGGCAACAGCCGCTCCTACGCCGGCGACATCGAGTTCGGGGCCGAGGCCGCGGTGGAGGATTTCTCGCGCGAGTTCCACCTGCGCTGGTTCGACCGGAACCTCCGCGGGCAGCGCGCGAACGACCTGTTCGAGAGCGAGGACAGGCTGGCGGGCGAGGCCCCCGGCCCGGTCACGATCTTCGTCATGGGGGGCGGTGACGGCCGCCGCGACGAAAACGGCCGCCTCTTCCATGGCGGCGAGTGGCGCACCGCGCAGAGCTGGCCGCTCGAGGACACCGAAGCGATCCCCTTCCACCTCCGCGCGGGCGGCGGGCTCAGGCGCGAGCCGCCGGGCGGCGACGAAGGATCGACCGCCTACACCTACGATCCGGAGCACCCGGTCCCGACGATCGGCGGGGCCTTCTCCGGCGCGCTGAAGCGGGGCGGCTACGACCAGCGCGAGCGCGCCTTCCGGTCGCTGGCGGGCGGCTCGGAGAACGGCTTCTTCGCCTCCGAGGTCGACGGCCGCCGCACCGCCGACCGGCCCGACGTGCTCGTGTTCGAGACCGCGCCCCTGGCGGAGGACCTGGAGGTCATCGGTCCGGTCACGGTCACGTTGTGGGTCTCATCCAGCGCCCCCGACACCGACTTCACCGCCAAGCTCGTCGACGTCTATCCCCCGAACGACGACTATCCGGACGGGTTCGATCTCAATATCACGGACGGGATCCTCCGCGCCCGCTACCGGGACTCCCGTGAGCGCGAGACGTTGATGACGCCCGGAGAGGTCTACGAGATGGAGATTCGGCTCTTCCCGACCGCCAACCTGTTTCGGGCCGGCCACCGAATCCGGCTCGAGATCTCGAGTTCCAACTATCCCCGCTTCGACGTGAACCCCAACACGGGCGAACCGCTCGGGCGCCACACGCGCATGGTCCCGGCGGAGAACACGATTCATCACGCCGCCGCCCGTCCGTCGGCGATCCACCTCCCGCTCCAAAGGAGATAG
- a CDS encoding MmgE/PrpD family protein encodes MSATRAVIDFILETKMDDFPERLLSEGRRCVTDGTGVILAGSTDSCSRIVQDQIAVQGGNAQATIIGPPDARAPASLAARANGTAGHAMDFDDTQLSNAPDRIFGLLTHPTVAPLAAGYAVAEREGATGAEFLEAFLIGFEVECKIAEAIDPRHYMEGFHSTATIGTLGACATAAKLAGLQADDLAMALGIAASLSSGIRLGFGTMTKPLHAGRAAENGILAVDLAACGFTAGHDALEAPWGFFRVFGGGFEPERLVGALGSPFTLLDPGVSVKPFPSGSLGHPSMAAMLELVTEHDLAPDDVAHITFRAGHNILNPLRYPVPRNELEAKFCIPFVLSSIVLRRRAGIREFHDDFVLSDEAADMMRRVTVQFDEEIDARGYDRMRSAIDVRLRDGTELHTEADTYPGGPERPLTREELHDKFRDCASLVMDHARIDEALARLERVDELAHIDDLVDALSTAPAGVPA; translated from the coding sequence GTGAGCGCGACGCGTGCGGTCATCGACTTCATACTCGAGACGAAGATGGACGACTTTCCGGAGCGGCTGCTGTCCGAGGGACGGCGCTGCGTCACCGATGGGACGGGTGTGATCCTCGCCGGATCGACGGATTCCTGTTCCCGCATCGTCCAGGACCAGATCGCGGTGCAGGGCGGGAACGCTCAGGCGACGATCATCGGCCCGCCGGACGCGCGCGCCCCGGCATCGCTCGCGGCGCGCGCCAACGGAACCGCGGGCCACGCGATGGACTTCGACGACACGCAGCTCTCGAACGCCCCCGACCGCATCTTCGGACTCCTCACGCACCCGACGGTCGCGCCGCTCGCGGCGGGATACGCGGTGGCGGAGAGGGAAGGGGCCACGGGGGCCGAGTTCCTGGAGGCCTTCCTCATCGGGTTCGAGGTCGAGTGCAAGATCGCCGAGGCGATCGACCCGCGGCACTACATGGAGGGCTTCCACTCGACGGCGACGATCGGCACGCTCGGCGCCTGCGCCACCGCCGCGAAACTCGCCGGGCTGCAGGCGGACGACCTCGCGATGGCGCTCGGGATCGCCGCCAGCCTCTCGTCGGGGATCCGGCTCGGGTTCGGCACGATGACGAAGCCGCTCCACGCGGGCCGGGCGGCGGAGAACGGCATCCTGGCGGTCGACCTCGCCGCCTGCGGCTTCACCGCCGGGCACGACGCGCTGGAGGCGCCGTGGGGCTTCTTCCGCGTCTTCGGCGGCGGCTTCGAGCCCGAGCGGCTGGTCGGCGCCCTGGGCTCCCCCTTCACGCTGCTCGACCCCGGCGTCTCCGTGAAGCCGTTCCCCTCGGGGAGCCTCGGCCATCCCAGCATGGCCGCCATGCTCGAACTCGTCACCGAGCACGACCTCGCCCCCGACGACGTCGCGCACATCACCTTCCGCGCCGGACACAACATCCTGAACCCCCTGCGATACCCCGTACCGCGCAACGAACTCGAGGCGAAGTTCTGCATCCCCTTCGTCCTCTCAAGCATCGTCCTGCGGCGGCGGGCCGGGATCCGCGAGTTCCACGACGACTTCGTCCTCTCCGACGAGGCGGCGGACATGATGCGCCGCGTGACCGTCCAGTTCGATGAAGAGATCGACGCCCGCGGCTACGACCGCATGCGGAGCGCCATCGACGTGCGGCTCCGCGACGGGACCGAGCTTCACACGGAGGCGGACACCTATCCCGGCGGGCCGGAGCGGCCGCTCACCCGCGAGGAGCTGCACGACAAGTTCCGCGACTGCGCGAGCCTCGTGATGGACCACGCGCGGATTGACGAGGCGCTGGCCAGGCTCGAACGCGTGGACGAACTCGCGCACATCGACGACCTCGTGGACGCCCTCTCGACGGCCCCGGCGGGAGTCCCGGCGTGA
- a CDS encoding tripartite tricarboxylate transporter permease codes for MSAFLDGLLTALQPGNLAALLAGSLLGVFAGAMPGLSSTVGLALVLPVTFALDPTPALLMMVSIYMAAEYGGSITAIAIGVPGSSPALATTFDGYAMTQRGEAGRALGISLFSSMSGGLLGAVLLVLALGPLSRAAIAFGPAEYFGLGVFGLSIVANLVGKDPFKGIVSALLGLLFFIVGLDVLTGAPRLTFGTNALLDGLGLVPMLIGFFAIAEALEAVTGRRRSTPPGGGIAGALPRARELFGLWRTILRGSAIGGLIGAIPGAGATIASIVAWNEERRVSKAPERFGTGVPAGIAAPEAANNSCVGAAMIPLLALGIPGSASAAVLLGGLTVQGVAPGPLLMTERSELVYALYAGFVVAVLLMLAVGRLGIPLWTRVVRLRPSILMPLVVAISLVGTFSLRGNATDAWAALFFGLVGFAMLRGGYPLAPAVLGLILGPMIETNYRRALSLSSGSHSIFLESPIGLVLVLLAAVSFAAPAVRSRLISGRTRAPEPGPDTDDGPDTHGEPDTPDNEPRQEEHE; via the coding sequence GTGTCCGCGTTTCTCGACGGCCTGCTGACGGCGCTCCAGCCGGGCAACCTCGCGGCGCTCCTCGCGGGGAGCCTGCTCGGCGTGTTCGCGGGGGCGATGCCGGGGCTGAGTTCGACGGTGGGACTCGCGCTCGTCCTCCCCGTCACCTTCGCCCTCGACCCGACGCCGGCCCTCCTGATGATGGTCTCGATCTACATGGCGGCGGAGTATGGCGGGTCGATCACCGCGATCGCGATCGGCGTGCCGGGGAGTTCGCCCGCCCTCGCCACCACGTTCGACGGCTACGCCATGACGCAGCGCGGCGAGGCGGGACGCGCCCTCGGGATCTCCCTCTTCTCCAGCATGAGCGGCGGGCTCCTCGGCGCCGTCCTCCTCGTCCTGGCGTTGGGGCCGCTGTCGCGGGCGGCGATCGCGTTCGGGCCGGCGGAGTACTTCGGGCTCGGCGTGTTCGGGCTCTCCATCGTCGCGAACCTCGTGGGGAAGGATCCGTTCAAGGGGATCGTCAGCGCGCTCCTCGGGCTCCTCTTCTTCATCGTCGGGCTCGACGTGCTCACGGGGGCCCCGCGGCTCACGTTCGGCACGAACGCGCTCCTGGACGGTCTCGGGCTCGTCCCGATGCTGATCGGCTTCTTCGCGATCGCGGAGGCGCTGGAGGCGGTGACCGGCCGGCGCAGGTCGACGCCCCCCGGAGGCGGCATCGCCGGCGCCCTCCCGAGAGCCCGCGAGCTGTTCGGACTGTGGCGCACGATTCTGCGGGGATCCGCCATCGGGGGCCTGATCGGGGCCATACCCGGGGCCGGGGCGACGATCGCCTCCATCGTGGCGTGGAACGAGGAACGGCGCGTCTCGAAGGCGCCGGAGCGGTTCGGGACGGGTGTGCCGGCGGGCATCGCGGCGCCGGAAGCGGCGAACAACTCCTGCGTGGGGGCCGCGATGATCCCGCTCCTCGCGCTCGGGATCCCCGGGTCCGCCAGCGCCGCGGTCCTCCTCGGGGGCCTCACGGTGCAGGGCGTGGCGCCCGGCCCTCTGCTCATGACCGAGCGCTCCGAACTCGTCTACGCGCTGTACGCGGGATTCGTGGTGGCGGTGCTTCTCATGCTGGCCGTGGGGCGCCTCGGAATCCCCCTCTGGACGCGGGTGGTCCGGCTGCGGCCGTCGATCCTGATGCCGCTCGTCGTCGCGATCTCGCTCGTGGGTACCTTCTCCCTCCGCGGAAACGCGACGGATGCGTGGGCCGCCCTCTTCTTCGGGCTCGTCGGCTTCGCTATGCTGCGGGGCGGCTACCCGCTGGCGCCGGCCGTGCTCGGCCTCATCCTCGGCCCCATGATCGAGACGAACTATCGGCGGGCCTTGAGCCTGTCCTCGGGGTCGCACTCGATCTTCCTCGAGAGCCCGATCGGCCTGGTGCTGGTCCTGCTCGCGGCGGTGAGCTTCGCGGCCCCGGCGGTTCGCAGCCGCCTGATATCCGGGAGGACGCGAGCGCCCGAACCCGGACCCGACACAGACGACGGACCCGACACACACGGCGAACCCGACACACCCGACAACGAACCCCGGCAAGAGGAGCACGAGTGA
- a CDS encoding tripartite tricarboxylate transporter TctB family protein translates to MSSPSAGGASMRHYARLRLLAEAGLLAVVAAGVLLDSRSYPGSLAEGAPGPAFFPRLLAMLLMGCAAWLAVRAARQPPEADPGRSRGNAVAGPAAGRAAVRLGLGAAWIAVFLLAWPRLGTLVSVPLLVAGLMWLTGERSRLALIAVPLAFAGFIYLVFMVALGVPLPSGF, encoded by the coding sequence ATGAGTAGTCCCTCCGCGGGCGGGGCCAGTATGCGACACTACGCCAGGTTGCGGCTGCTCGCGGAGGCCGGATTGCTTGCCGTCGTGGCGGCGGGGGTCCTGCTGGACTCGCGCTCCTACCCGGGGTCGCTGGCCGAGGGGGCGCCGGGTCCGGCCTTCTTCCCCCGGCTGCTCGCCATGCTGCTCATGGGCTGCGCGGCCTGGCTCGCGGTCCGGGCCGCGCGGCAGCCGCCGGAAGCGGACCCTGGACGTTCCCGCGGGAACGCTGTCGCGGGCCCGGCCGCCGGCCGCGCCGCCGTCCGCCTGGGGCTGGGGGCGGCGTGGATCGCCGTCTTCCTCCTCGCCTGGCCCCGGCTCGGGACCCTCGTGTCGGTTCCGCTCCTCGTCGCCGGGCTCATGTGGCTGACGGGCGAACGCTCGCGGCTCGCGCTCATCGCCGTGCCGCTCGCCTTCGCCGGCTTCATCTATCTCGTGTTCATGGTGGCGCTCGGCGTGCCGCTTCCCTCCGGCTTCTGA
- a CDS encoding tripartite tricarboxylate transporter substrate binding protein gives MASVAAVGCSTSGEEAAFPSRTIEIVSWATPGGPTDLLSRALAEAAPPHFDGRRVTVMTRQGGAGAAGMQYLQGREGDPHVLGVFTASGTVNMATGRIPFAPGDFTPILRIQIDPFLIAVRDDSPFHTLGDLFEAAHARPGEVSVSGFGAASAHFLGFARLRAAAEDPDVRWIAYEGSADAVVAALGGHTDAAHTNYNIVREHLRAGTMRVLGVALPVEALPDTPSYAEQGYDLAPVHWRGVVGPPALDPEVRAELRARLMAAIEDPGFREYMERAALEYATMVDADAFGAWMAEEVATSRDILRRLGILDE, from the coding sequence GTGGCGTCGGTCGCAGCGGTCGGTTGTTCGACCTCCGGGGAGGAGGCGGCGTTTCCGAGCCGGACGATCGAGATCGTCTCGTGGGCGACGCCGGGCGGACCGACGGACCTCCTCTCGCGAGCGCTGGCCGAGGCTGCGCCCCCGCACTTCGATGGCCGGCGCGTCACCGTCATGACCCGGCAGGGCGGGGCGGGCGCGGCCGGCATGCAGTACCTGCAGGGACGGGAGGGCGACCCGCACGTGCTCGGCGTCTTCACGGCGAGCGGCACCGTGAACATGGCGACGGGGCGGATTCCGTTCGCTCCCGGGGACTTTACCCCCATCCTCCGCATCCAGATCGACCCCTTTCTGATCGCGGTGCGGGACGACAGCCCCTTCCACACGCTCGGCGACCTGTTCGAGGCGGCGCACGCCCGGCCGGGCGAGGTCTCGGTGTCGGGGTTCGGGGCGGCGTCGGCCCACTTCCTCGGGTTCGCCCGCTTGAGGGCCGCGGCGGAAGACCCCGACGTGCGATGGATCGCGTACGAGGGGTCGGCCGACGCCGTGGTGGCGGCGCTCGGCGGGCACACGGATGCGGCGCACACGAACTACAACATCGTGCGTGAGCACCTGAGGGCGGGGACGATGCGGGTGCTGGGCGTGGCGCTTCCGGTCGAGGCGCTCCCGGACACGCCGAGCTACGCGGAGCAGGGATACGACCTGGCGCCGGTCCACTGGCGCGGGGTCGTGGGCCCACCGGCGCTGGATCCCGAGGTGCGCGCGGAGCTGCGCGCGCGGCTGATGGCCGCGATCGAGGACCCGGGGTTCCGCGAATACATGGAGCGGGCCGCGCTGGAGTACGCGACGATGGTGGACGCGGACGCGTTCGGCGCCTGGATGGCCGAGGAGGTGGCGACGAGCCGCGACATACTGCGACGGCTGGGAATACTGGATGAGTAG
- a CDS encoding PIN domain-containing protein — MRAAYVDTSAIIAIAFDEEGSDGIARRIDGFDYVTSSNLLEAELRSACTREGRPVPESVVSAFRWVQPNRALSTELRSVLRAGYLRGADLWHVACALYMARESEDVTFITLDQRQAEVAASLGFRLD; from the coding sequence ATGAGGGCCGCCTACGTCGACACCTCCGCAATCATTGCCATCGCGTTTGACGAAGAGGGCTCGGACGGCATTGCCCGTCGAATCGACGGCTTCGATTACGTCACTTCGTCGAATCTCCTGGAGGCCGAGTTGCGGTCCGCCTGTACAAGGGAGGGTAGGCCAGTCCCGGAGAGCGTCGTATCGGCCTTCCGCTGGGTACAGCCGAACCGGGCCTTGTCGACTGAACTGCGATCGGTGCTGAGGGCGGGATACCTCCGAGGCGCGGATCTCTGGCATGTTGCCTGTGCCCTGTACATGGCGCGGGAGTCGGAGGATGTGACCTTCATCACGCTTGACCAGCGCCAAGCTGAGGTCGCGGCGTCCTTGGGGTTTCGGCTCGACTAG